CTGCGGCGGTATCATCATGTATCGCGGAACCGAGCACTCGGTTCCACTCCACTCGTTCTGCCCAGTTACACAGCCAGGCTTTTGGGGTGTATAAGGGGAAATAAGATTCAACtcgcttttttttatgattcgCTGCAGAGAGCGCTTTTCCGCACCACATTTGCGTTTCCGCCGTCCCGCAGGTAAAACCAATCTTAGCCGTATCGTTCAACAAGTGTCCTTCCGCTCGGAGCAATATTTCGATTTCGTTTTCACCAGCCACTGCTAAACGTTTACGGCTCGAAATGGGCTATTGCCCCATCccatcgccatcttgttctgTGCGAGTTCCGCAGTACGGACGATTTCATGCTGTGTTTTATTTAGATTTGATTATGAACGTTCTTTGCTACGGGCTTCCGTTTCATTTGGGAACACAATTTATCCTGTTCTGTTGAGTCGATTCAAGTAACTTcgtaaataatatttaaactaatttgcTATAcctttttgcatattttttttttggaaacacTGAAAATGATGTCGATCAGGAAGATCACAAACAAATTACCCTAACGCACTTGCCCTGGCCAACGCACGCTGAATAGCTTGCTGTCGCACTTGGTCACGGTACTGTGCTATCAACCCATCCTCAACACTCGTTGTACCGGTGCTTGACGATTCGGTGGTTGTAGATTCGCTAGCAGTCGTTGTCGTATCAGTGCTGTTGGTGGAAGCTTCACTTTGTGTCGTTGACTCTGTGGTTGAGGTTGTTGTCGCAGTGGTTGTAGTAGTTTCCGAAGTAGATGTACTCGAATTCGAGCTACTACTCGAGGTGGTAGTGGGTTCACTAGTTGTAGTAATGCCGTACCGTTGTTGAATGCGCTGTTGTGCAATTTGCGCTCGCAGTTCTTGTATTGTAAGGCAATTCACTGCCACCAACTGGAAGAGAGGGGCAATGTTtttcatgtttgaagtacagtATTTTTTTGAAGAACAAACATTCTTTTGAATGACTGTTAATATTTACCAAGCAGGACAACGCCAAAACCACAGTAAATGTTGCATTATGCCGATGCATTTCTCTGAAGAATAGTGCACTTTATAATGCAGCTCTGGAAATATCACTGAACTGGCTCTAAAACGGTTGAAACCTTTTTATAGATCGCTCACAATTGCAGCTGAATAAACAGCGCTCTTGAAttcgcaaaaataaaattgctttcGCTAATCGTATGTTAATATTTCCAAATGGTTAGTTACTCTGTGTTAATAATGCTTGTTAACAAATAGGAAGagccaaacaaataaaatttaaaaaaatatatattctaTGTCACGTTTATCGAAATGTGACCATACGGTCAACTTAAGCAGCAGTTCAAACTGCAATTTTACCGTCATTGGAGCGAAAGCTACTATCACTTTTACTGCAGCAGGCATATATACGGATGCACGCCAACGTTCCATAAAGTTCGCTGCCATTTTCCGccactaaaacaaacaaagtgcATCGTAAATTTAATCAACCACGCTGCGACAACGTACAAACCGAAGCGGCGAACTACAGCCGTCCCCTGTCATCGCCCTAGGAATGATACCCTAAACTAACGAATCTAATGGCTTGGCACCGGTTTGGAGGTTAAATGATACCACAAATAAAACCTCTTCAAAAACGTCCCAATTGGAACATGCATAAACatcaatacacacacaacaggCACTCCGGCTTGAAGGACATATGGAATCCACGCTAAAGACCTGGCGAACAAACGATAACGATAGCTTCCAACCATGAAGCACGGCTAAAAACATGCATTTCTGGTCGATTTTGCGTAATTAtaacgaaataaaagaaaacgaaccgaactcAGCCCTGCATGTGCTGGGGCGCATTCTTGACGGGCGCACACACCGCCGCATGGCTGAAGGAGCCGGAATCGATCGAAATATTTTCGATGATCATCGAAATCCCAATAAAACAACAGACAACAACGGCAGTTATCGCCGGTAACAACCGATAACGCGGCCCCGGTACGAGTTTGGCCGCACCGGGGAGGGAAGGCATCCCGCGGGGTTCATTAACATTTCGTCATCTAATTACGCTGACGATTAGTATGCAAATTTGGGTGATGTTTTACCTTACGATCGGCCAACCCTGCACGTCGGGGAACTCTGGCACCCGCACAACCGCACACCGGTGGTGAAATGGAACCTGCTCCAGAAACTGTAAGGCTCCACACGTACCGGGCGGAACCGTGTCTGTCAACTGCGATCGTTTGACGACCATTCGACAGCTATTTGGCAGCTTGTTACGTCCGAGAGACACATCAAACGAACGAGCACGAAGAAAACGTTCCAGACGCACCGCCCGGCCTGTCTGGGCAGGTGTGTTgattatttgaaaatattgaTTATTTCTGTTTTACCCTGTGTCCCTCTAGAAGACACTCCCAACCAGAAGGCCATAAAGAGCCGTGTGTAACGAAGACGTGGAATATGaaccaaacgaacgaaaaaaaaatgacatccCGATCGTTAGCTGCAAACCGCAACAAGCCGTAAATTATGTCATAATTAGCCTGGGACGTGCATAACGCGCTCAACACCGCGCTATCACACACCGGAACGCGTCTTACCGAAGCTTGTTGCGCACAAATTAAAACAGCTCTCACCTTCGAGAGccttcctttttccttcccgGGAACGGTTTTTGTGGACCGTTGCAGGCATGGAGGCTTTTAAAAAAGGGTGTTTTTTCCTCGAAGATAATCGGAGGTTATCTTGTAACACGCCCGAGATCATCAAACACAACCGCGTGTTGTCGGGATTTAGGGTGGATTCGGATCGATCGCTTAGATCTCTCATTGATCTTTCGAGATAGATGGCCCTTCGCTAGTCGAGTGCGCTCGTGTGACAACTGTAACCTAACAAAACCCTTTCGGAGCGGGTGCGCTTTGAATTTCTTTCATCTTTCTGTTAGCTGCTCGAAAAATAGAGCTTAATATCGTGAAGACAACCCCAACATTTGTCAGATAAATCCATATTTATGCCGACGTTGTCGACATCGGTCCAAGATCGCTCGATCACGATAAGTCCCCATGCCGTCACGCGATCCGTATCTCGTTGCACTCCCTTTCTGCTTCTGGCGTTTCACTCGTGAATCAGCCCGGCTAATAACACAATTTGACTGTTTTTAATTGGCTTTAAATGAGCtgaaatttttcataaaactGCTGATTCTGGCACTCGCCACGTAATCGGCAACGATCGCACTGCGCCGTGAAGATAGAGAAAAGACAAAACCGCGTGATAAGCGCGTTCGACTTGCTGGGTTTTGGGTTAGTGTACGGCTTCGTAAGCCCCATGGGGTCCAACAGTTCCAGTGCCAATCGGTGCCATCCAATCGGACCCCATCGGAACGGATGTCGATCGagtttgggtgtttttttttttttttttggtacctTTGTTGCTCAGCTATTGGTTTTATGTCgcaacatttgtttttcttgccttttattatACGAGCTACCTGTGGTGCTAACGAATTGTTTCAAGGCGTCTAGCTGTTTATTGCCATTGATGTGCTATGGGGGTCACAAAAATAGCACAGGACCTTCccagtttgtttgttcggtttGATTGCAAAGCGGTATTGGAGTATTGATGATGAAGTTGTTATCAAAACTTCACGTGAAATCTAAAATAAGGAATTATAAAAGCTGTAACATGTGTAACATTGTCTGCCGATGTTtgttagttagttagttaaagtatatctttattgtttacaatttcTAGATTTGGCGTCACAATGGTAATTTAGAGTAGTGGGTTCGATTAATAATCTTTCCGCAATGATACATGCTTTTCTATAGCGTAACCGGTGTTGAATTTTTATACTGGTCGTTGGAGTTAATGATGcgagaaaaattatttccaaaaaaactcacgtgtagaaaataaaaaaaacaaacaactatcTAGAGAAACACCTAATCTacctaaattaaattatctacTAAATTCCCTAGATTATCCAGCTAATTGCTGTACAAATGAGTTTGCACTCATTTGACAtttattgtaacattttcgCGCAATCAGATCGATATAATTTGTAATGATATGGGAGTTTGTTCTTTTGTGCAGATCAATAGTGCGGTACCATGGTGgaaagtttaaaatatttttttattaagttgttttgacaaatttgcaatTTCTTTAAGTTAGTTTTGGCGCAACTCTTCCATACAGGAGCAGCGTACATTAATAGAGGCCTGAAGCAAGCGTTGTAAggatgcaatttatttttcagatGCAGTTTTGATTTCCTATTTACCAGAGAGTAAAGACATTTCAAggtttttttcagttttactTACAAAATTTTCTAAATGTGATTTAAATGTAATGCGTTGATCCAAGGTAATTCTTAAGAATTTTACATGATTTTTCCATGGAATGtcagtattatttatttttacacaacGTTGGGGAAGTTTTCGTTTACGGGTGTATTTATTTTCCGTTTACTTTCAGTTTCcatttattgcaaaatttaCTAAACTATTTTAACGCGTTGTTTAGcgattttattattgcttttggttgttttgatgACGATGTGATAACAAAGTCGTCAGCGTATAGGTATTGTTTATAATTCTTCATAGGTGGTAGATCTGATATATAAATGTTGAATAGCAGGGGAGATAATATGCTACCTTGTGGTACACCAGCTTTTGGTGAAAATGTTTCAGATTTGGTATTTCCGATATTGAtacagtttttaaaaattgtcaACACTATGCTAAACCGTCATAAACCAATAAAAGCCTTTGAATGCAGCCTCGTTCGTGGTCTCTCCAGAAATAAATGCTGCAGTCACTCAAAAGAAAATCATACACAACAATAAAACGCTGTATGTCCCGGACAGTCAACGGGtataaaatgattttaaataagCGTACAGTCGGACCCGATTACACAGCCGGAACCAACCGTTTTTGTGCTCGGTAGGATGTTTCCGCTCGTTCGGGGAATAGTGTGCATTAATTTGTCGAAtctttgtttttcgctgcctTCCTTTAATCAAAATCCGCTCGATGCACGTCGAGGGACTCGGCTGGACAGCTACGATCACTGGCGGCAAAGCGTTTGTGTgcgggtttttgtttcctcgcCTGGAATTGTGACCATTTTTATTGCCCAAATGCATTTAACCGCAGCGATACAATTTAGCTGTGGCATGTGGCATTGGTTTGGTCGTTAGCCGCTCCACAGGAAGTTCATAAACGGTTGTTTGACAagttccttgttttttttttttttgatgatcAGGGAtagaatttattattaaattgtgAATTTGGTGGGTAGTACTGATGCATTCTTCGGCTAAatcatatatttatattggtattttttatctcttgtattacattaaatttatgtCAACTTTGGTTCTTTTGTGCTTCTGAATTGTGTAAGCTCAGTTCACGATTATACACATGCATTACAAAGTAGCTATCTTTAGCCTTCCGCCGGACTTATAAAATAGCACCTTATCCTGACCAATTTAGCTAATTCGATGAATAAGCATCCCATCGCTTATTTTTAGCTTCCACAGTCGATTCCGACTGTGACGTGCTTCCGGCTGTTAGATAAAGTCACCTGGTATACTAATAGTTGTTCCTAATCTATACGGCTCTCCTCGGAAATTCCTCGAGGTAGGCACGGCTTGCGTCACAGGTTGcaattgcaatatttttttttttaagtaatttcacacgcacactcatAAACGTAAATATACACACAGAGTCCAGGGTTATCTGGACCAGCCGGACAGGAATTCCTGGCTGTATCCCTGAACTTGAGCCCTTTTGCGCAGTCTCGCCGTTGGCCCTGTGCCAGTTAGGCcagggtttttgttgctgtgcgtGTATTTGTCCGTATTCTAGCTGTACATATCAACAAGTAGCAATGACCTTGATAAAACGCTTGTGTGGGTACTATGAGACCCACCACACCCGTGGTTCCGTCGGTACGAAGAAGGACCTGGCTGGTGAACGCAGCATAAATCGATATTTCATTCTTCAATTTTACGTCGATGGGTTTTTGGTTAGCGGAACGCGACGGAGCGTGGTAGTGCAAGTGGGGACACCGAGTACGTTCTAGATGTGCGCCCCTGTTGCGTGTTGCTGCTCATGCAATACATCCAATTGCGGGTCGGCCATTTTATTGACGTCATTCCGTCGGACGGTAAACAGGGCGATTTGGTGTGCGTATGTTTGTGCTCTCGTACATGAATTCGCTTTTTTCGGAGGGGTAAATTCAGTGTTGGTTCACACTACGGTACAGTTCACACATACGCTGCAAAAAACCAACTCGCACACAACACCCAAGTACGGCGAACGCTCCGGCATGGGAGTatcaattttatgaatgaaacccACACACTACGATAACCGGCCGGGCAAAGGCATCCGGTCACACTCGGCAGCTCGCATGTACGCTGCCCCTCTTGCTGCTCCCCTCGGTTAGACGACCacacgacgaaaaaaaaaaatggtggcaCACATTTGCACTTGACATGCCCGAAACCCTGACCGTGACGAAGACTCGGTCCAAACGTTGCACGCCTTCGCCACACGGCATCCATCGCCGGAAAGGATGCAATTTACAAAGTGCTCACCTTCAGCGTCCTTACCCGGCCACACCAGGACGGCTGCTTCCGGGGAACGTGTCGCACGATGCAACGAGATCCTTACACGCGAGCAAACGGGCTGGTCGGTGCGTGTAGCGTGCCCGATTGACGTCATAAGGAGCGAAAGGACTCGTGCCGTGTAATGCGGAACGGTCTCGTTGGCTTGGACATCGTGCACGTTTTTACCTGCTTATCGTTccgcttttatttttattggcaCCGGATGTGGATGTGGAAAACAAACCGTACCTATCCGTCCTTGGCATGCTGACGACGAACGCGACGTTGCCGGCAAGTGTCTAAGCCGTGCCGTAAAAGTGAACCAAAAATAAACGCATGAAACCGGCAAGCCTAAAACGTGACTTTGGCGAAGTTTTGGGGAGACGAGTGGCATATATTCAAATAGCATTACGAGCGGGATGTAATTTGTGTAATTGAGTTTAAGTATTAATAGCGAATGTCAGCGTCATTGGTCTCACTATTTGTTGGTTCCAGGTCAACGATGAGTAGAGTGAGCAAGTGAACATATAAAGCTCATTATTCTGGACGTCATTCGTACCATCACGTTGTGGCTGAATGTTTAGATCTAATTTTCCCTTTCTCCATCAGGTATAGCATGACCAAACTGTCCTCAAAATATATTATTCTTTTGTTCTTCCTGAATTTAATGCCGACAGTACAACACTACTGCCAAGCAGGCCGTTTTGCTTGcggtttacattttaatcaacttgtttaatgtttacatttaaacgtttaaatatttttcaggCTATGAGATACAATCACAACAGGTCAAGAGTTCATTCTTAATTAAATTCTCGCATGTTGTTACTTCTATCTAACATTATGAAGAATACATCGAAATACCATCACAATCGTTATATACACGTCTTGTTTGGTCAGTTCTGAGTAGTCGATAATTGCGAAACATTCTAAGAAGTAGTTTAATGTGCACACGAGTCTACAATTCTGGAGGATCTGTTCCTTAGAAGTTTAAACAtttagaaagaaagaaaagaatggAGAAAAAGCAAGGACTAATGGAATGTTTTACGAAAGACGAATTGAACTTTTGGATCGATTCTAGCTTATAACATCTCCAGGCACCAGTTTCGTAAAATAATTaggacatcatcatcagctaTTGAAGGGTTTTACGTTGCCAAAATAAATCTTGTTTTGCAAGggtattataattattttattaatataaTTCTCTTGCACCAATTGAAGCCTCATAAACGTTCAAACAAACATTGTGGTACCATAATTTTCCCTTACCCTGGTGTACCGTGGTCGAAatattcacattttttattaGCTATATAATATTCAATAATACGAGGAAATTACATCCTTCTGACATCACCGGAGCCCGTAATAAGCTCTTAAGTGTCACCGTTTTATGATGCTTGTTCGCTCATGTGTTCGCCTGAACGGCGCTCCCCTCACCGTCGTGTCACCCTTTCTCCACATTCCCTTAATTTACATCTCATGTGCAGACGAAACCAGTTCGAAACGATCCGCTCGCAAGTGTCGCCCGGGGGACAAATTTTAACACACATGCCCCCATTGCCCGTCGGTACCGGGCTGGGTTTACACAGGATCCACCGTTAAGCGTTGCCGGCGTATCCACGTGTCCGAAATGAAAAGTAATTGACATCCAAAGCGCGCACGTCCGCGGTGTGTGTGCAACGGAGGCGCTGGAATTAAGACAAACCTTTACCTTTTGCCTGGTTGCATCGTACGAGCAGAAAGTTGAACAGGGAGTTGAGCATGATGGTCCCAGCGTAGCCTTCGGCCAGATCAGCCACAAGATGCATCTCAACCGCTTCAGCTCTGCGCTCGGGTTTATTTCACTCTTTTAACTGGTGACCGGCTGCGCCGATGAGCATCTTCCCGCATGGACCGGTGACACACACTCAAATCGATGCGAGTCggattcgaaatttgttttccaccgcATTTCTCCAAGGCATGCGGTAATCAATCTTCTACCGCGGTCGTCGGCCAGGAAAGTCATCGTAACAGTAACAGCCTGCACAAAACGGACCAACATTCCGACGCTACTGCGTTTCGCCGTACGGCCGTGTTCCAGCGGCGTAAAAGTGTCATCCGAGGCGTAAGGGGCATACCCGAAAAGATTGAACAGTTCGTTATGAATATTGACAGGTTGATAGATTTACACACGAAGCTACAAAGTTGTCATCCGCGTGTGTACCGGCTGGACCGTCATTAACCGGGTGCATATTAATGAATGCAGCGTCCCAATCTGGACCCGATCGCGATTCTAAAATGAAGCAAGAGTGTGAGATGAGCCGGTCCGGGTGGTTTATCTCGCTGCCAGCAGCGGTGCAACGGGCGTTGAGTAGCCCAGAGTACGGTGCGCCTTACTAGTAGGTAGGAAGGCAACAAAACTGTTGCAGGCTGAATTTATTGCCAGCCAATGCTCCCGGAACGGGAGAGTGCGGATGATTTATTGTGCCGATTTCCAAACCCGAGCCTGATTGCGAGTAGATTAGAATACTATGTTTGGCTCCCGGTTTCACATACGAGAGGTGGAACGTGCTGGAACCTTGATCGTAAAGCGACGAACGAAAGCATTCTTTACATTCCAGTTTTCAGTGCTGTCCTTTGGCAATGGATGCATTCATTGTTTTAATGAAGCTAAATTATACGCTATTTATAAAACACTTGTTGTGTTATAAAAAAGGACGATTTGAACACAAAACTGAGGTTTATTtgaaacacataaaaatcTCCCAGTGGCCCAGTGACACTCTTACACACTCAAACCACAACCAATTTACCAGCTATCCCTTCGGGACTAATTGCTTGCAAACGGAGGGCATTCAAGCAGGAGATTGAATTTGCTCTAAATCGTGGTGTCAGTTACGCTCCACCGGTCACTAATCCATCCATCCGGGTACGGGCGTATGAGCTGTAACATTATGCACAAATCAGATAAAGCTTTCTAATGCCCTTGTCCAGCATGTAATCCGGTTCTCGCGATTTGTGCCTGCACGACGGGTCCACCCGGCACGCCCGGTGTCGTGTGGAAAACGCAAGGCACCGGTGCCGGtaggaaattaattaaaatttttcatcGAACAGCGCACCACCTTCTGTCCGAACCGTTCGCGCACAAATCTCAGCCGGCCGGTCGTGCCATCGAGCGGGAGGCTTCCAAAATGTTGCCACGGGCcaaagcggttttttttttcactcaccCTCACCCTGCCCTCGTTGTCATCCGCCGTTGGTTGGGCTTCATACACCCCAAAACGATGATTGATGCCTTTCAAAACGATCCACCACGGTACGCTAATTAGCGTGCTCGGGGGAACAGAGAAGGCCTCCGATCCTAAGCCTCTTCTAGGCAGCAGGTGATCGATTCAGAAGTTGCGAGCGAACCCCCGCGAGAGAACCTGTCCGTCTCGTTATGCATGAACCCGTGTCGGGAGTGTTAGCTGGCTCACGCTTTCAGCTACTCCCTATCGGATTTCATCTCGCGTATGTATTTAAGTTATCATCTCAACCCCCCCAGAAACGATAGCCTGTATCATCTCGCTTTTGCCTAGAAATTTCAGCTGATCAGCTCACCGGCGTACGATCGGACCACAAAacagtgaaaacaaaacgtaccGCTCTAAGTAGAAACCGTCAAAAACCACCGATGGATAGATTGATGTTCTTTCTTCTGGTGCCCGGAAGGGTGCCGAGACACATGAACGCAACATACCGTGCGACCTGCCGGACAGGGTGTGGGAATTGACGAGCTCGCTCGAAACAAGTCCATTAGGGTACGCTCATCAGCAGCGTGGAACCCTTTCCACGGttcttctaaaaaaaaaactgtgtttGTAGTTTTCCATCACGGCAAGCATTAGGCGGTGTTGTCGACGGACGAAAAAGCGAACACCGGTAATTATTCATTCGAGCCGTTTGTTGAAATATCATAATTGCgataattgattgattgatttcctAATGAGCGTTTTTAAGATCTTTATCCCGAAACGCAACTGCGTGCGCTAATCGATCGCAGGGAAACAGGATCTCCAAGCGATCGGAAAATACGTCAAATCTCGTTCACACCCCTGCACATGATGGAGAGATTTAGCGATAACGATCTCAACCAGATGCAACGCACGCTCGAATGCTTGCAAACTCCAGCTGCagttgcaaatgcaaatggcTTAATGATCGTGAGGAGATACGTACGTACAGGGAAAACCTTGTTGCGTACAATGCTACCAACAACAATCGCTAATTGGCAGCATTACTTCGCATTTTCAGCTGCATTCTCGGTGCCGTTTGCATAGTGAACGATGCAGCTACGTACAATGCTAGCAACCGCTCGATAGCCTTCCGTTTGCCATAGCTCGTCGACAGGAAGCCACTGTCTGCGGCTACCACGCCTCCTTATATTGGTAGCCGACAACAACAGGATCGTTCAAAGATCGCATTTAAAATCGGTTCAGTTCTACGGTTTAAAAGATCTTAATGATTGCGATCACCGCGTACGCACGGTAATGGACTCGCGGAACCGTGCAAGATGGACCGTGATACCGAGTGATCGACTGACGATCGATCAAGATAGGTAGGGCGGCCAATACCGTATACCCGTAACGCGCTGACTCATCGATGGAAACGAAAGACTCAGCACATTCTCGAACGTGGCAGCAGGCGACGAACCCGTGTGCTGCCAATTTCGGATCCTGCCAAACGGATTGAAGTTAGAGGATggaaaaatcattaataattCACCggtctccaaaaaaaaaaacataaccacACAGCACCAGCTTATGCTGGCGTAGCGTTCGCTTGGTCGGTGTGATACGGAGACTGTGAATATTGTGACTTTTGTTCACACatatttttctccttctttatTTGTTCTTTGCATCTCTTCctgacccccccccctccatttcttccttcttctctTTCACGCTAACTGCGCCTCAACGTATTACCATTGCTGTTGGACATTTTATTTGATTCGCACGCTGCGCGTCCCATTTATTcccgtcgtcatcatcatcaccgtcgtCATCCTCCGCTATCAGTTCGACGGTCCCGGTGTCTACGATCTTTGTTTCGCCCGTACGGTCGGTGGAACGAAACCGAATGGAATATCAGACATAAAATATTGTAATTTGATTTGACAACAATTTCCGGTTGATATAATGGCTCGACCGAAGACAAGCGTTGCCTTTCCATGCTACATGGGTGTGCCTCTCGTGAGGCAATGAATTCGACTGGAGCATAGTTCCAGTGGAAAGCATTTGGGTTTGAAGGGCTTCAAGCAGGATGATGCTGTGATGCGGCTGGCAATCATTtgtcgttttatttatttatatgccTCCTGGCGGGAATGTGCTGAtcgggttttattttccattctaTTAGGAATTGTTTCAACAAGTTTTGTATACATTTAAAAGTACGATGATtattatataatttatttataaatctGATTAACACAAGGGTAATTGTAAAATATGAACAAAGAATCGTAAAGAATAAAGCATTCACCGACAAAGTCTGTCTACAATACATTAATTAGTACAGAAGACACTCAAAGGCATTCACACTCAAATTAGCACATGTTCCCACACTTTTacataaaaaggaaaattcatcccgaATTTCAACAAACCTTCCATTTATCATGTCAAATCTGTGCGCGTTATTTGCACACATTTGGTGTGCGTGAACAGCAAATAAACAATTACTAACCCCTTTTTTGCGGACGAACCCCTTCGGTCTCAGTCATTATCGTGGCTAATGGTTTGTTTGCTTACGAAAGGATGTAATCTAATTTCACGCCTTTTCACACGCTTCACCTCGCAAAATGTGTGCCGGCAAATTGCTTCTAAGCGTTAAACCACCCGAACCATCCCGTGATGTACTTTTCGCTAATGTTTCAATGTGCATGAGAAAATGTCCGTAATGGGTgtagtgttattttttttccttcctacAGTATCTACAACACGCGCAAAAAGTGCATCCTCCATTGTattgcgaaaaaaaatggcgacaaCGATGGTGTTTGTTTTAGGCACCGCACGACTGGATCGTACAAATTATAAGCGACTCGCGACGGGCGCTCGGGTCTGACGGTTAATAGGGTCAGAGCATCTTTCCGTTACCGTGTATGAGTTTGATGGTAATTGTAATATGTgtgcaagcaagaaaaccCCCACTATCGATATTACAACTTTCCGTACCTTTTTTGCACTTTTTCCATAGCTGCAAAACCTTCGGTATTAAATGATCATGATGGATTGATGAGCAAACAAAGCACGAAAGCTCCGCGGCACCATATCGGACAAGGGGAAGATAATGCgcgaaaaataaatgttatatAATTACACATGTGATCCCGATCGGTCGTGTGGAATTGAAGGACCGCACTATCTGTGCATCGTTTAGTAAAAAAACCCTGAGCGCAACGATTATTGCAGAGAATACTGTTACACAAGCAGGACAAAATTTGATGTGCCTATTATTGTTAAATATGCATACTATTTATATGTAAGAAATTGAGCTTTGACTTACAATATGCTGGAAACAGATGCTTAATCGTTACGATCGCACTTAAaactaaaatttaatttaatgtaatattgtttttttgtccacATCGATTTCACATATCCACTTATGCCCATTGTGCCTCTTCAACGACTTCACGTTAGAACCATTTGCTCCGTCTACTCCCTAAGCAACGTACAGCTTTTGGATCATTTTCCTTAAATTACTTCCCCTTCCTGTTACTGGATCCCTTGCCGCCCGGTGCTGTGTGATAttgaaaaatcacttcacggTCTCGTGCCCAAGCGCGGGTGGATGTTATTGCCCAACGTGTATGGGCCCGTAGCACGCAAGAACCTTACCGAAACGCGACTCATCGTTTGGCTAAAACGATTCTTCCCTCCAGCGAAGGGTAAGG
The Anopheles moucheti chromosome 2, idAnoMoucSN_F20_07, whole genome shotgun sequence genome window above contains:
- the LOC128297403 gene encoding uncharacterized protein LOC128297403; translation: MHRHNATFTVVLALSCLLVAVNCLTIQELRAQIAQQRIQQRYGITTTSEPTTTSSSSSNSSTSTSETTTTTATTTSTTESTTQSEASTNSTDTTTTASESTTTESSSTGTTSVEDGLIAQYRDQVRQQAIQRALARASALG